The following are encoded in a window of Amycolatopsis lexingtonensis genomic DNA:
- a CDS encoding toxin glutamine deamidase domain-containing protein — protein sequence MSDDGAFAVHAYTRYEMVGPLNRALRMGGPELVDLAPQAGALVSGLNELPPHVGTVSRRVDFGGNVSRLEAFVARFHDGAHITEPSFLSSSKVDADQPRSRFPGEVEMRIQSKTGRDVESMASIGHEREVLFKAGTQFAITGVEEGPGHPNHKPRPEPGQPHYVVHAEEIPPGDPRHLGPDEARQAIEQRRADERADEERFQREADEELEQFYAEHPELRPGDMSKLTAFDDPNAAPLPERPPPATGEPDRGWSQLAEPLTPGGQPVLHAGSVETPQQHARLVRDAVPELGAVNTRNHYSPDGLQNGFRTNAAESMVAFERRMNGEDVVAGPARQQSLADLREQLGGQWHDRGSFDDVARDLGERPVGARTAVAFETPGGETRLVAGVHTEHGVLFADPVTGRLAELPHDATGIHAMPLGGGDAPVPHHEGISDRLNPTTERVPHDEGYLFDGEHRATPADHESIRRAVGDEDIYQQIHDRALDRRDAAGLPLTDEGAVALHGYTRGEYAYDVNEALRRGPDHPGFDLAHENTRAIMDGLNQVPRTSGESLRGIDVGGDPRLAELVAGPYEPGSVVVEPAFSSASIKTDDFSTSKFGDDVELHVRSDNLRDISKLAENPGERESLSPPGTQLLVHERRLEMTPDGRRKWVIEAEEIGPGHPRYLDPEAAQQKMAERRAENDHNAAEFERRRQAALMERLNGFDEPEHVAPSPEQPTVHDTAEDTPAEPPPAAEPGPDYSRLARSTNPPAEPAIHAGGTTPSERAAYVQDRHPHLRDVNPGFREPGALENGYLSNCTRGPEAYMDRLRGGDMTAEPILLHEMGSRGTLEHLEGRFGETFSARGSYDDVIREMRERPLDHHAVVAVKYDGPNGVEYGHVAMVVHTRDGVAFIDPQSGDLMHLPQPPKSIKLMHVGTPDEVHIGSDHVTGEHGGYGTAAPHEEFLARDDVAAALDGHADADYIRAHLAEHPGLVGVLSDPGNDYLTRSLLDNPKTLASLLKHPEAIPILEDAVHEVNERGYSVIDDVEQQGVDPFDPTPEQAEISDGVAAIVNETERVLRLHASFDLSQVGDPEYCRQWVADERERWPETQGTLNRITERIAGETDGHPGFRPEPKDDVRALAKIAKYGWDGSRLTDLVGAKIQFERVADMYRALDAVRGDPELTIVKFSDRLAAPQDSGYRDLQLNVRLPNGHVAELRLHLTHIDEVASYEHALYEVRRDFETFSKKEGREGFLSPEEAALDAALTEQVRDRFGDAFRRGLTAEESS from the coding sequence ATGTCTGACGACGGGGCGTTCGCCGTCCACGCCTACACGCGGTACGAGATGGTCGGGCCGCTCAACCGGGCGCTGCGGATGGGTGGCCCCGAGCTCGTCGACCTCGCGCCCCAGGCTGGTGCGCTCGTCTCCGGGCTGAACGAACTCCCGCCGCACGTCGGGACCGTCTCGCGGCGGGTGGACTTCGGCGGCAACGTTTCGCGCCTCGAGGCCTTCGTCGCGCGGTTCCACGACGGGGCGCACATCACCGAACCGTCGTTCCTCAGCTCCTCGAAGGTCGACGCCGATCAGCCGCGTAGCAGGTTCCCCGGCGAAGTCGAGATGCGGATCCAGTCCAAGACCGGGCGGGACGTCGAGTCGATGGCCAGCATCGGCCACGAGCGCGAGGTCCTCTTCAAGGCCGGGACGCAGTTCGCGATCACCGGTGTCGAGGAGGGGCCGGGCCACCCCAACCACAAGCCGCGGCCGGAGCCGGGGCAGCCGCACTACGTCGTGCACGCCGAGGAGATTCCGCCCGGGGATCCGCGGCACCTCGGGCCGGACGAGGCCCGCCAGGCCATCGAACAGCGGCGGGCCGACGAGCGCGCCGACGAAGAACGCTTCCAACGCGAGGCCGACGAAGAACTCGAGCAGTTCTACGCCGAGCACCCCGAGCTACGTCCGGGCGACATGTCGAAGCTGACCGCCTTCGACGATCCCAACGCGGCGCCGCTGCCCGAGCGGCCGCCGCCCGCGACCGGGGAGCCGGACCGGGGCTGGTCGCAGCTCGCCGAGCCGCTGACGCCGGGTGGGCAGCCCGTCTTGCACGCCGGGTCGGTTGAGACGCCGCAGCAGCACGCGCGGCTCGTGCGGGACGCCGTTCCCGAGCTGGGGGCGGTCAACACCCGCAACCACTACAGCCCGGACGGCCTCCAGAACGGCTTCCGGACCAACGCCGCCGAGTCGATGGTCGCCTTCGAACGGCGGATGAACGGCGAGGACGTCGTCGCCGGGCCGGCGCGGCAGCAGAGCCTCGCCGACCTCCGCGAGCAGCTCGGCGGGCAGTGGCACGACCGGGGCAGCTTCGACGACGTCGCCCGTGACCTCGGGGAACGTCCGGTCGGCGCGCGGACGGCCGTCGCCTTCGAGACACCCGGCGGCGAGACGCGGCTGGTCGCCGGCGTGCACACCGAGCACGGGGTGCTTTTCGCCGATCCCGTGACCGGGCGGCTCGCCGAGCTGCCGCACGACGCCACCGGCATCCACGCCATGCCGCTCGGCGGCGGGGACGCACCGGTGCCGCACCACGAGGGCATCTCCGACCGGCTCAACCCGACGACCGAACGGGTGCCGCACGACGAGGGCTACCTCTTCGACGGCGAGCACCGCGCCACCCCGGCCGACCACGAGAGCATCCGCCGCGCGGTCGGTGACGAGGACATCTACCAGCAGATCCACGACCGCGCGCTGGACCGCCGGGACGCCGCGGGGCTGCCGCTCACCGACGAGGGCGCCGTCGCGCTGCACGGCTACACCCGCGGCGAGTACGCCTACGACGTCAACGAGGCCCTGCGCCGCGGCCCGGACCACCCCGGGTTCGATCTCGCGCACGAGAACACCCGCGCGATCATGGACGGCCTCAACCAGGTCCCCCGCACGTCCGGGGAGAGCCTGCGCGGCATCGACGTCGGCGGCGATCCGCGGCTGGCCGAGCTGGTCGCCGGGCCGTACGAGCCGGGGTCGGTCGTCGTCGAGCCCGCGTTCTCCAGCGCGTCGATCAAGACCGACGACTTCTCGACGTCGAAGTTCGGCGACGACGTCGAGCTGCACGTCCGGTCGGACAACCTGCGCGACATCTCCAAGCTCGCCGAGAACCCGGGCGAGCGCGAGTCGCTTTCCCCGCCCGGCACCCAGCTGCTGGTGCACGAACGCCGCCTCGAGATGACGCCCGACGGCCGCCGCAAGTGGGTCATCGAAGCCGAGGAGATCGGGCCCGGGCACCCGCGCTACCTCGACCCCGAGGCCGCGCAGCAGAAGATGGCCGAGCGGCGCGCGGAAAACGACCACAACGCGGCCGAGTTCGAACGCCGCAGGCAAGCCGCGCTGATGGAGCGGCTCAACGGCTTCGACGAACCCGAGCACGTCGCCCCGTCGCCGGAGCAGCCGACCGTCCACGACACCGCCGAGGACACCCCGGCCGAACCGCCGCCGGCCGCCGAACCGGGGCCGGACTACTCACGGCTGGCGCGTTCGACGAACCCGCCAGCCGAACCGGCCATCCACGCCGGCGGCACGACGCCGAGCGAGCGCGCGGCCTACGTCCAGGACCGCCACCCGCACCTGCGCGACGTCAACCCGGGCTTCCGCGAGCCCGGCGCGCTCGAGAACGGGTACCTGTCGAACTGCACGCGCGGTCCAGAGGCCTATATGGACCGCTTGCGGGGCGGCGACATGACGGCCGAGCCGATCCTGCTGCACGAAATGGGCAGCCGCGGCACGCTCGAACACCTCGAAGGCCGGTTCGGCGAGACGTTCTCCGCGCGCGGCAGCTACGACGACGTCATCCGCGAAATGCGGGAACGGCCGCTGGACCACCACGCCGTGGTCGCCGTGAAGTACGACGGCCCGAACGGGGTCGAGTACGGGCACGTGGCGATGGTCGTGCACACCCGCGACGGCGTCGCGTTCATCGACCCGCAGTCCGGTGACCTGATGCACCTGCCGCAGCCGCCGAAGAGCATCAAGCTGATGCACGTCGGCACGCCGGACGAGGTGCACATCGGGTCCGACCACGTCACGGGGGAGCACGGCGGGTACGGGACAGCGGCCCCGCACGAGGAGTTCCTGGCCCGCGACGACGTCGCCGCCGCGCTCGACGGGCACGCGGACGCCGACTACATCCGCGCCCACCTGGCGGAACACCCCGGCCTGGTGGGGGTGCTGAGCGACCCGGGCAACGACTACCTGACGCGCTCGCTGCTGGACAACCCGAAGACGCTGGCCAGCCTCCTCAAGCACCCCGAGGCGATCCCGATCCTCGAGGACGCGGTCCACGAGGTGAACGAGCGCGGCTACAGCGTGATCGACGACGTGGAGCAGCAGGGGGTCGATCCGTTCGACCCGACGCCGGAGCAGGCGGAAATCTCCGACGGAGTCGCAGCGATCGTCAACGAGACCGAGAGAGTCCTGCGGCTGCACGCGAGTTTCGACCTGAGTCAGGTCGGTGATCCGGAGTACTGCCGGCAATGGGTCGCGGACGAGCGCGAACGCTGGCCCGAAACCCAGGGCACGCTGAACCGCATCACCGAGCGGATCGCCGGCGAGACCGACGGCCACCCGGGATTCCGGCCGGAACCCAAGGACGACGTCCGGGCGCTGGCGAAAATCGCGAAGTACGGCTGGGACGGTTCACGGCTGACCGACCTGGTCGGCGCGAAGATCCAGTTCGAGCGGGTGGCGGACATGTACCGGGCACTCGACGCGGTGCGCGGCGATCCCGAACTCACGATCGTCAAATTCTCGGATCGGCTCGCCGCCCCGCAGGACAGCGGTTACCGGGACCTGCAGCTCAACGTCCGGCTGCCGAACGGGCACGTCGCCGAACTGCGGCTGCACCTGACGCACATCGATGAGGTCGCGTCCTACGAGCACGCGCTCTACGAGGTGCGCCGGGACTTCGAGACCTTCAGCAAGAAGGAGGGCCGCGAGGGCTTCCTTTCCCCGGAAGAGGCAGCCCTCGACGCGGCGTTGACCGAACAGGTCCGAGACCGTTTCGGGGACGCGTTCCGACGGGGACTGACAGCCGAGGAGAGCAGCTGA